Proteins encoded by one window of Kribbella flavida DSM 17836:
- a CDS encoding response regulator transcription factor — MTVDISVVVVDDEPLIRSGLRAIIDAEPDLTVVGEAGDGSEVLPLVRRTGADVVLMDVRMPAIDGIQATRLLLDGLDPAPRVLVVTTFENDDYVYDALRAGASGFLLKRTPPDDIIAAIRTVAGSESLLFPEAIRGLALAHAEQQPRQFTGLARYDLTEREQEVLRLMAKGLSNAEIATELVLGVQTIKTHVANLLGKLGARDRTQAVILAYESGFVPLQ; from the coding sequence GATCCGGAGCGGGTTGCGCGCCATCATCGACGCGGAGCCCGACCTGACGGTGGTCGGCGAGGCCGGCGACGGCTCGGAGGTTCTGCCGCTGGTCCGCCGGACCGGGGCCGACGTGGTGCTGATGGACGTCCGGATGCCCGCGATCGACGGGATCCAGGCCACCCGGCTGCTGCTCGACGGACTCGACCCGGCGCCGCGCGTGCTGGTCGTCACCACCTTCGAGAACGACGACTACGTGTACGACGCGCTGCGCGCCGGGGCGTCGGGGTTCCTGCTGAAGCGGACCCCGCCCGACGACATCATCGCGGCGATCCGGACGGTCGCGGGCAGCGAGTCGCTGTTGTTCCCGGAGGCGATCCGCGGTCTTGCCCTGGCCCACGCCGAGCAGCAACCACGCCAGTTCACCGGGCTCGCGCGGTACGACCTGACCGAGCGCGAGCAGGAGGTGCTTCGGCTGATGGCGAAGGGGCTGTCGAACGCGGAGATCGCGACGGAGCTCGTGCTCGGGGTCCAGACCATCAAGACGCACGTCGCCAACCTGCTCGGCAAACTGGGCGCCCGGGACCGCACCCAGGCCGTCATTCTCGCCTACGAGTCGGGCTTCGTCCCGCTGCAGTAG